The genomic region CAAGGGACAGCTAGCCAAACAGATACCACAATCTGTTCCTAGCATCCTCCATCTTCTATAGCATTCTTCAGAATTAATTTTCCAACGCTTCTCTCCTTCAATATCTTCCTGTAGACCTGCAGGTATAGCTTTACCTGGACAAGTTTTTACACACTTCTCACATTCAACGCAGAACTGACTGATACCAAAATTTATTGGGCTATCTGTAACTAGGGGAAGATTTGTTGTAACTACTCCTAATCTTACCCTAGGACCATATTTTTTAGTAATTAACAATCCATTTCTTCCGATTTCACCTAGGCCTGCATCCTTTGCAATTAGTGGTGCAACTACTAGATAATTACCATCCATATGATTTCTTGCATCATATCCAAGCTCCCTAATGTAATAAGATAAAACCATACCTATGATTGCTGTGTCAATATAACCCTTTGTCGTTGCTATGGCTTCAGAAAGTTGAGGGGCTCTATAGATCATTTCCTTATCCATTTCCACTGCGAATACAATTCCATACTTATGGGTTTTATCGATTACTTCACCATAGTTTTCTTTATGTCTACCCCTATGAGAATAATAATGATATTCCTTCATTTCTGTAACTCCCACAAGTTTAGCATTATATAACTTTCCAATCCCTTTAATTTGTTCTGTAATATCCTCAATATTAATAGGGGTATTATTACATTGTTGTTTTTCTCCTTCAGAATACTTCTTTATATCACCTAGAAAACGAAAACAAGCATCTACAATAGGCGAACTTATAGGGCTATACGTTGCTGTTCCTTCACTTCCCATCTGAGGCATAGATCGGAGAGTATCATCGATTTCTTTCATATGCGGATTGCGATTGTAGTAGTCAATATATTCTGGCGCGCCTTTTTCATAATTCATCCTAGAAAAAATTACATCCCTCTCATCTATCCTTTTCATCCAATATACCCCCTATATTTAACAGCTAAATGCAATCTTGTAAATTATTACTAGCTCATAAATTTTACTATACAACCAAACTAATTCCAATAACAACTATCTATTTACCATAGTAACAATTACGTAGTATTCTGACAGTTTTTTGCAAATAAAAAGGGGGCACCCTTTTCCAACGACTAATTAAATAGTTTTGAAATAGCCCCATTTTATTTTAATTTGCTTTGTTCAATTATTTCTATAACCATATTTGTATCCCCTAATGGCATTATGTGAATACCCTTGGATATATTTTTTAAATCTTTAACCAATTCAGCAGCGATCTTAACTCCTTCTGCTCTTCCACCGGACTCCATTCTTTTTTGTGTCCACTCAGGTATATTAATTCCTGGGATGTTATTTGATACATGTTGAGTCATTTTGTAGCTTTTAAGTGGTAGAATTCCTGCTAGTACAGGTACTTTAAAGTATTTAATTTTGTCCATAAAAATCGCTAAATCTTCAGGATTATAAACAGGTTGGGTTTGAATAAAGTCTACTCCCTTTTCTATTTTCTCATGAAGCCGTTCAATTTC from Serpentinicella alkaliphila harbors:
- a CDS encoding 4Fe-4S dicluster domain-containing protein; this encodes MKRIDERDVIFSRMNYEKGAPEYIDYYNRNPHMKEIDDTLRSMPQMGSEGTATYSPISSPIVDACFRFLGDIKKYSEGEKQQCNNTPINIEDITEQIKGIGKLYNAKLVGVTEMKEYHYYSHRGRHKENYGEVIDKTHKYGIVFAVEMDKEMIYRAPQLSEAIATTKGYIDTAIIGMVLSYYIRELGYDARNHMDGNYLVVAPLIAKDAGLGEIGRNGLLITKKYGPRVRLGVVTTNLPLVTDSPINFGISQFCVECEKCVKTCPGKAIPAGLQEDIEGEKRWKINSEECYRRWRMLGTDCGICLASCPLSENIPEENINKILDCKSTRDEILETHEKKHGIRPYIKEKPSWLKY